A genomic window from Brassica oleracea var. oleracea cultivar TO1000 chromosome C8, BOL, whole genome shotgun sequence includes:
- the LOC106312054 gene encoding signal peptide peptidase-like 4 — MIQRRSFSCLLYVLGMLLLYSASLVCGGDIVHHDDSIPQRPGCNNNFVLVKVPTRVDGKEKEEFVGVGARFGPTLESKEKHATLIKLALADPPHCCTTPKSKLTGEVILVHRGNCSFTTKTKVAEAAGASAILIINNSTDLFKMVCEKGENVLDINIPVVMLPIDAGRSLEETVQSNSIVTLQLYSPKRPAVDVAEVFLWLMAVGTILCASYWSAWTAREEAIEQDKLLKDGSDELLQVSTTSSRGVVEITVISAILFVVVASCFLIMLYKLMSFWFIEVLVVLFCIGGVEGLQTCLVALLSCFRWFRRIGESYAKVPLLGAVSYLTLAVCPLCIVSAVIWAVYRQYPFAWIGQDILGISLIITVLQIVRVPNLKVGVVLLSCGFMYDIFWVFVSKWWFRESVMIVVARGDKSGEDGIPMLLKIPRMFDPWGGYSIIGFGDIILPGLLVTFALRYDWLANKRLKSGYFLWTMSAYGLGLLITYIALNLMDGHGQPALLYIVPFILGTLTVLGHKRGDLKTLWTTGEPERPCPHVRLQHQS; from the exons ATGATCCAGCGGAGATCTTTCAGCTGTTTGTTGTATGTTTTGGGGATGTTGTTGTTGTACAGTGCTAGTTTGGTTTGTGGTGGAGACATAGTTCACCACGATGATTCGATTCCACAGAGACCTGGCTGCAACAACAATTTCGTACTG GTCAAAGTCCCAACTCGAGTAGATGGGAAAGAAAAAGAGGAGTTTGTTGGTGTCGGTGCTAGGTTTGGGCCTACCTTGGAATCTAAGGAGAAGCATGCTACCCTCATCAAACTCGCCCTTGCCGACCCTCCTCATTGCTGCACCACCCCCAAATCCAAG CTTACTGGAGAGGTCATTCTTGTTCACCGTGGTAATTGCAGTTTTACCACCAAAACTAAGGTAGCTGAAGCTGCTGGTGCCTCTGCCATCCTCATCATAAACAACAGCACTG ATCTTTTTAAGATGGTATGTGAGAAGGGTGAAAACGTTTTAGATATCAATATCCCTGTTGTTATGCTACCTATTGATGCTGGTAGAAGCCTCGAGGAGACCGTTCAGAGTAACTCCATAG TTACCTTGCAGCTATATTCGCCGAAACGTCCAGCAGTTGATGTGGCTGAGGTCTTTCTATGGCTTATGGCTGTTGGTACCATCCTTTGTGCTTCTTATTGGTCTGCTTGGACCGCTAGGGAAGAAGCCATTGAGCAAGACAAGCTGCTAAAG GACGGATCAGATGAACTGTTGCAGGTATCAACCACAAGCTCTAGAGGGGTTGTTGAGATCACCGTGATATCAGCAATTTTGTTTGTGGTGGTTGCTTCTTGTTTCCTCATCATGCTCTACAAGCTCATGTCATTCTGGTTTATAGAAGTGTTGGTGGTCCTCTTTTGCATCGGTGGCGTAGAG GGGCTGCAAACCTGTTTGGTCGCTTTGCTCTCATG TTTCAGATGGTTCCGGCGAATAGGAGAATCATATGCGAAAGTTCCTTTGCTGGGGGCAGTCTCATACTTGACTCTGGCCGTTTGTCCCTTGTGCATAGTATCTGCTGTTATCTGGGCAGTTTACCGCCAATACCCTTTTGCTTGGATAGGCCAAGATATCCTT GGAATCTCGCTGATAATCACAGTTCTTCAAATCGTCCGGGTACCAAATCTTAAG GTTGGAGTTGTTCTTCTCAGCTGTGGCTTCATGTATGACATCTTCTGGGTTTTTGTTTCAAAATGGTGGTTCCGTGAAAGCGTGATGATTGTGGTAGCTCGTGGTGACAAAAGCGGAGAGGACGGCATCCCTATGCTACTAAAGATCCCACGTATGTTTGATCCTTGGGGTGGCTACAGTATCATCGGTTTTGGCGATATCATCTTACCTGGACTTCTTGTCACTTTTGCACTCAG ATACGACTGGCTGGCAAACAAGAGGCTCAAGTCTGGATACTTCCTTTGGACAATGTCTGCTTATGGTCTAG GTCTTCTCATAACATATATTGCTTTAAACTTGATGGATGGACACGGGCAACCAGCTTTGCTTTACATCGTTCCATTCATACTTG GTACTTTGACAGTGTTAGGTCATAAGAGAGGTGATCTGAAGACCTTATGGACAACAGGGGAACCCGAGAGGCCATGTCCTCACGTTCGCCTTCAACATCAATCTTAA